GCACATCTATTAGCTTCATGATAGATATGCTTAATACAAATATGAGAAATCTGAGCAGCAAGATGTCTACAATCATCAAAAAGCGAGGAGACTATAGTATTAGCATAAGAAGGATTCTGAAGAGCATCAACCAGAGCTTTGGCATCAAGTTCAACCATGACAGCATTAAGATTAAGTTGATTACACAGGAGGAGACCATCACGCAAAGCCCAAGTTTCAGCTAGGAAGCTGTCCGTTTTACCAATTTTTCTAGTGAAACCCATGATCCAGCTGCCTCGATCATCTCTAATTAACCCTCCTCCTCCAGCAGTCCCTGCTGTAATATCCGCTGACCCATCGGTATTGAGCTTGACCCATCTAGTGTTTGGCTTTTCCCATTTGATTTGTCTAATAATCATTCGGCTACTGCATCTTGGCTGGATAACACAATGAACAAACTCCATTGCTTGTCTAAGAATCAAAATGGAGATATTTGGGttaacttttttgttattgaaGACAACTTGATTCCTCTGCTTCCATAGAGACCATAtggcaaaagagaaaaaggagtGCCAGGGAATTCCTTTGACAAGGTGAGAAGACTTACAGTTAGAAGACAGCCAAAGATTTAAATCTTGAGAGAAGAAATTAGGATTGCAGCTATGAGACCCCAGCTGTTGCCACACCGGCTTCACAAGGCGACAGTCACGAAGGGCATGGGAGATAGATTCAGGTTGCTCTAAGCATAAGGGACAAGAAATGTCTAAAGAGATACCTCTTTTTGCTAAGCACTCCTTAACACCAATGCTATTGTGCATACACctccaaatgaacatttggattCTAGGCAAGGCTTTGAGATTCCAAATCCAAGAACCCGAGAAGGAGTCAGCTTCCATTTGATCTGTGGCAAGCAGATAAGCACTCTTCATATCAAAACTTCCTTTAGCAGAGAACTTCCAAGCCAGTTTATCACTACTTCTAGCAATTATCGGCATAGGAACCGCTTGAATGTCAGCTTTAATTCCTGGGGGAATGTCAAAAGGGATGGCAGCCTAATTCCACCCATAAGGAGCACGAAGATCCTTCAAAGTAAGACTGGCCGAACCTTGAGGGAGGGGGCCTTGAATGTTAGATCTGATGGTACCGCTATTAAGCCAACAATCCTCCTAAAAATTGATATTACTCTCATAGCCTGGCACCCATTTAACCCCTCTTTTGAAGATAGCTTCCCCTTTTTTTAACCCCTTCCAAGTAGAGGAGCTAGGAAGCCTTGACTCATTTCTAGAATTTGTCTGCTGCCTAGAGCCATATTTGAATCTGAGGACTTTGGCCCAATGCGCTTCCTTCTCAATATGAAATCTCCAGTTGAGTTTAGCTAGGAGAGCCGTGTTTCTCCCTCTTGCAGATTGAAGCCCCAAACCACCTAATTCTTTGGCCTTGGTTACTGTGTTCCAGTTAACccaatgcattttctttttgtgatcTGAAGTTAACccaatgcattttctttttgtgatcTGAAGACCCCCACAGGAAATTTCTATTGACTCTGTCTATTCCGCTAAGAATTTTGTTGGGTAACAAATTACTTTGCATAACATAGCTCGGGATAGCTGAAGTCGAAGCTTGAATAAGAACCATTATACCTGCCATAGAGAGCATGTTGGCCTTCCAACCAGCAAGCTTCTTTTTAACCCTGTCCAAAATGGCTCCAAAATCATGCCTTTGTCTCCCTGGATGCTTTAAAGGAAACCCCAAATATTTGCCGAGATTGGTGGTTGCACTGAAGCCCAACAAGCTAGATAAAACATCTCTTTAATCCACGTCAACATTGGGAGAAAAGAAAACACGGGACTTTGCTTCACTAACTTTTTGCCCAGATTTAATACAAAATTCTTGGAGCACAGAACTGATAATAGTACAATTTTCTGGAGTTGCACTGGCAAAAAGAACCAGATCATCTACAAAGAAGAGATGGGAGAAAGCTGGACCACTTCGGGAAGCTTTAACAGGGGTCCATAACTTAGCAGCACATTTTTCCTCAATTAGGTGGCCAAGAAACTCCATGCACAATATGAAAAGGTAGGGAGAGAGGGGGTCGCCTTGCCTAATACCTCTCGAGGGAAGGAAAGGATCGAGACTGCCACCATTCAAGAGAAGGGAAGTGGACACTGAGGAAACGCAGCTCATGATAAGCTTAATGAGGTTCTCCGGGAAATTAAATAAAGTGAGCATCTCTCTGATAAAGCTCCATTCAATTCTGTCATAGGCTTTTTCTAGATCAATCTTGATGGCCATGGTCCCTCTACTACCTTTGGTTCTACCAATGGTGTGGATTAATTCTTGGACAATGATAGCATTATCAACACCTCTCCTGCCTGGAACAAAAGCAGTTTGGTAAGGGGAGACAAGCTTGTCCAAGTAAGGTCTGATCCTGGAAACTAAAATCTTGGTGATGATTTTGTAAACTGAATTACATAAGCTGATTGGTCAGTAGTTCCCAATAGTTTCCGGGCCTTGAATCTTGGGAATGAGAACAATATGAGTGTTATTGAGATACTCGAGAACTTTCCTATCTAAGAAAACTTTTTTGACCTCTTTCCTCACTGAATCCCCAACTAAGAGCCAAAACCTTTGAAAGAACCCAGCATGTAGCCCATCCGGACCCGGGGCCTTGTAAGGTTTCATGGCCTAGAGAGCCTCCTTGATTTCTTCAGTAGAAACCATGGTATCAATTAGCTGTTTTTCCTCCTCTGACAGCTGAACATGCCAATGACTCAAACCAGGGGGGTTCCAAGAGACGGACTCTTGGGAAGTAGTGTATAAATTCCGGAAACCAGCCCTAAAATACTCCATAACCTCCCTTTCCTCAGTAATCCACAACTCCCTCTCATCTTTGACTGCCGCAATGTGATTTCTTTTTCTCCGAGCAAGGGTAGAAACATGATAGAAAGAGGTGTTTCTGTCCCCATGGATCATCCAATTCAGCCTAGACTTCAATAACCAGAGGTCACGCTCTTGATCCAGAATATTTTCCAACTCACCAAGAAGCTGGTTCTCAAGACAAACAAGAGAAGGGCTAGGATTGATGGATAAAGCCTTCTGGGTCCCATGAATTCTAGCCAAAATCCTTATCTTTTTCTGATGAATGTTCCCAAAGTGGTTTCTATTCCACGCTGCTACATCCTTAGAGAAGTGATCAATGGACTCCTCTAACTCCCTATTACCATTCCAAGCATTGGACACAATAGTGGGAAAGGATATGTCGGAGAGCCAAAATTCTTGAAATCTAAACGACCTATTGAGCTTGACTATACTGGCTAGAAGAGCTTCCATGAGAACAGGGCAGTGGTCAGAGTGACACCTAGGGAGATGAGTTACTCTGGCATTAGGATACATGACGCACCACTCTGGGTTCATGAAAAATTTGTCAATCCTTTCAAGAATCAAGTTACTACAGTCTCTCTTGTTGGTCCAAGTATATCTAGGACCCGAAAAACCCATATCCACCATACTACATCTATCAATACAATCTTTAAAAGCCAGAGAACGATTGATGCTAACACCTCTACCCCCATATTTGTCCTCATCAACTAGCGGCTCATTAAAATCTCCAGCCATAACCCACGGCAACTTATGTATTTCTGCAACTTTAGCTAAATTTTCCCACAAAATATTTCTTTCCTCACTCCTAGGACTAGTATAGATAGCAGAAAATAACCAAGTGAGTCTAGTGTTTCGTACCTGAACTTCAATGTGAATTTCCTGCTCTGTCTTCGCAAGTAACTCCACCTCCACAAAATCAGAATTCCACAGAAGCCACAGCCCTCCAGAGTACCCGATGGTGTTTGTGTGAATGGCACCATCAAAAGGCAACCTATCAGTAATTGCCTTAGCTCTATCACCTCCCAATTTTGTCTCCATAACCACAAAGATAGCTGGATTATACTCATGGACTAGACTACGGATATGTCCCTAAAAATTAGGCTTTAAGGCACCTCTACTGTTCCAGATAACAAAATTCATGATGGATAATAGGAGAAACAAACTGGAAACTTTAGAGGAAAGGGGCGGCACCACCTCCCTCATCGGACACCATATGGTCAACAGCAAGACTACCATCATCGGACACCATCTGCTCACCGGCAAGACTTCTATCTTCGCAATCCACACACTGAGTTGGGAATTGAACTCCCTCATCTGGCACCATATGCTCATCGGCATGGCAACTCTCTCCGACAACCTGAGCACAAAATCTTCCATCATTCTCGCTAGCAGCTGGCTGGTCGAACTCAGCAGTGGCTGCCGCCGAGAATTCAAAGGCGACTTGGTTGAGCTGGATGGGTTCAGACCGAGTACCAGGCGAGAGGGTTAGAGGCTGGGAGCTGCTTTCCTTATCTGAACCGGCTTCACCTAAAGGTGCGGCGCACTTGAGTGTTGAACCAGTGGCTAATTTTCTGGCCAAatgctttttgtttttcactGAGGAGGGTTGAGGTAAGTCTACACGGATGGATGGGCTTGGGTTGTTATTGAAAGATAAGCTAGTCACTGCCTCCTTAAAACTGTCCACAAATGATCTGGCCAAATTTGGGCTTGAAATGGGCCTAGCCTTTATAGTAAAAGCGCCAAGAGTTTTAGCAGCCCAGGGTTTCGCTTCCTTCTTGAATCCGGGCCCAGACTTAGGCTTAGTACTCCTACGTGGCTCACTAATGCTGGATGCAGGACCACTAACGGGCATGTTCTTCCTTTCCACAAACATAGGAGGCAGTTGGTTCGTGGCATTCCATGCCGAGCTGCCAGCATTCCCAGAATTGTACTTTGTCCTATTCTCTTTCAGTGCGTAGCGTTTCATGCTAACCATCATCCACGGCCTGTAGTACCCTTCCTCCTTTGTCGCCTCACATGCATTATGCTTGACAGTACCTTGCTTATTCTGCCGATCAGCACTTCCGTCCACACCGTCGCTGGTTTGGCTAGCCTGAGTTTTCTCCGTCGGGACTAAAGGCTCCTTACCCTTATCCTTGCGAATAGTATATGGGCAAGCTTCAACCTTGTGCCCAATTCTTTCACATGAAAAACACAGCTTTTGGATTCCCTCATAAGTCACCACCTGCTCAAAACGTCCAATAAGAATGCTGTTGACAATCGGTTTGTTGATGTCGATCTGGATACATATTCTAGCATATCTGCCGCGAGCCTCCACGGCTGTGTGTGAGTCAATCCTTAACACCTTGCCAACGTGTTCACTGATTTCCCTAAGAACCTCTGTCTCGTAAAGTTCGATGGGGAGTTCATTAAGCCTGATCCAAACAGCGATAAGAGAAACATTTGCTGAGGAAGGCTTGAAAAATGGCTCCCACGGTCTCAATGAGAGGAAATGGTCCCCAATGAACCACGACCCCCTTTTAATCACCCTCTCTTAGTCATCTTTGGCGAAGAATCTAACCAGGAAAAAGCCATAACTGAGGTCGATGCAGTCCATCCTACCCTCAGGTGACCATAGTTGTGCTAACCTGCTCTGCATATAGTTCAGTCCTACTACTTTCCCAACAAGTTTCACTATGATAGCCTTGGACCAAGGACCACGAATACGTTTCTTAGTTTCTCTAGAAAGCTTCATTCTCACCTGCCCCTCCCAGACTGAGTTGGAATCCTCACCATTCTCATCATCAGAATCTGAATCTTCTTCCATTTGGTCAGACAAGTCGAAAGCTTGTGCAAATGCACCTGGTATTTCCCCTACAAGCTTGTCTTTAAAAGACGGTTTGGCATTAGTACCGGTGGCTTGGTTATCCAGCGAGGGAGAGGAAGCCCGGAATCCACCGTTAAACTCCGCATGGTTGATGTCTTTTACCTTTTTGTTACTCCGGGGTAGCTCGGCTTCTTCCTCTCTTGAGAGCGTTCTTGGTTGCATGTTGAGGCCTTTTCACCacctcttctctctttctctctctcaccttCACGCTTGactcattttacaaaatattcattcatatatataaCTACTAGAACATTCTAAACTCTTTTACATCTAACTAGTTACTTATACCACTGGGCATCTTTGACTCAATAGTTACTCTACAAATATAAGTACTTATGAGGTGTAGAGGGCAGAGGCCAGGGTTTAAGTCTTCAAGAGGAAGCTTCACATACATTTACTTttaaattaagttagagtagaatttctatcttatatatattataataataataataataataataataataataataataataataataaatctagttacttattttgaacaaattattagacaatagtaaaaaaagggGGTATAGTTCCTGCATGAGGTTAATTGTAAtgacaataattaaaataagtaaatatattAGTGTTGGTATTAATATCTGTTTCTGTTTCAAGGTTGCAGGAAAAAGGATAATAATATTTGTTACTTGGGTCTTGGTTGAAATGGAATTACATTTCTctcaaaaataaagaagagtTTTGGTTGAAGTGATACTGAAGTGGGCCTTTCGGAACGGGGATGGAATGGGTTGGGTTTTACGTTCTCCACCGTTCAAGAAAATTGGGATATGCACTAGTTGTTTGAGGAATTATGGGCCTGTAGGGACAGAGTTCAATAGGCCATACCTTTGGTGAATTAGCTCActtaagtttgaaattgatgCCTCTGTTCTGTGCGTGTTTTTTGTGTCCTTTAATGGAAAATCCGGACTCTCACAACCATTTTTGAAAGACAGCCATTCATGATTTGAGGTAGCAGTTAGTAGTTACAAAGGAAAATGACCGAACACTAGTTACGCTACTCTGTCCAAATCCACTTAGCCAAGCAAGGAACCAATCAAACATCGGAATGGATAAGATGTCCTATTGAATCTTTCAATTtcctccaatttttatttaggtataAGAGATGCGGcaattaaaaatcatataaatatcATGTGTTCCACGTCCtactaaaagtctaaaattgGGAGGAAATCAAAGGAGTCATTTTTCGAGATTTTTCAATTCACCAACAATAAGACATGTAGcagttaaaaatcaaataaatatcaCGTATTACACATTCCATTAAAAATGAGAGGGAATCAAAGTAACGAATTGGAAGGAGTTATTTTCCCCGGGATTTCTTAGTCCACCAACAACCACCTcttgatttaatttttcttttaccacATTCTTAGTTCTattgcatttgcatttttatttagcaaaaaaaaaaaaatcattttctttctttacccCCAAATATGGGCCAGGATGAGCCCAATTCAATTGACCATAAAAGGCTAAAACAAAGGCCGATCGAGCTGAGAGAATAGAAGTCAAGTCGGCAACCCAGGCCTAAACGTTTTCACATGGTCCCCACAATGTTCGTTGCGTGGCCTATATTGCCAATATTTAGCGAGCAAGCCAGCAAAAGTAGCAAAGCAAAAGTCTTCggttgcgtttggattgggcgttttctgcccaatcctgcgtttgcATTTTTccaaaacgtttttttttttttttttttttcacgcgttttggggcgttttgggtgttgcggttactgtttatgtactgttcaatgaacagtagtcgcaaactttgacttttcaaattttttttaaccaatcacagcacatcgtgtactgtttacggacccacaaattttatttttcagcaactttttcattaaaaatggatcccacgatactattcacacatttaaaaattatttcgctatagtgtttttcagttttcaatttcaattttcaattttcagctgtATCTAAACGGACCCGAAGTCGTCTTCTCGTGCTTTTTCCTGAGGAAGATGctatcaccaatcacaacttgcaAATGTGTACAGCTGCATTATTCATCAAATGTGTACAGCTGCATTATTCATCTCAATACCCATTACGTCACACCCAATGACAGCCAACTTCTTCTCTGAATTTCCCCATTACTAGATTTCCATCTTAATCCCTCTCCTCCTCTGACGTGTCACATTTTTTGCTCAATACagtcattttaatttttgaactctattaaaatatatcaaaatcaatcattgccttattattattttatagcaAAGTTATTGCCTTATTCTTGAATCTTCCTACGGTCATTTTGTTAATGagagggaaatttttttaatgataagctATACAAGTATGATCAGTTTGGTATTTGATGCAGGAAAGTACAGTTTTTGTTAACAAAAATTCTAGAACCgcataaaatattacaattatTGTCACAACAGTCTATGTGACTGACTATGAATTGCCAACGTAGTATTGTTGACATATTTGAAATAGAATAACCATCTGTTTTGTATTGTATGCATTACATAGTGGGTATAAACTATAgaatcaaatagaaaaattcCTGGGATGATTCATGAATTTGAAATAGATCCATGGGAGTAAGGAGTTATTATTGAAAGATCTAAAACTGgaaataaatcttataaattttatgaatatggaatcataatctaaaaaagaaaatataatcatgATCTAAAAAAAACGCATCCATTAGAAacatagtataaaaaaattagatcgaTTGATTCGTTCTAATTCA
The DNA window shown above is from Quercus lobata isolate SW786 chromosome 7, ValleyOak3.0 Primary Assembly, whole genome shotgun sequence and carries:
- the LOC115952155 gene encoding uncharacterized protein LOC115952155, yielding METKLGGDRAKAITDRLPFDGAIHTNTIGYSGGLWLLWNSDFVEVELLAKTEQEIHIEVQVRNTRLTWLFSAIYTSPRSEERNILWENLAKVAEIHKLPWVMAGDFNEPLVDEDKYGGRGVSINRSLAFKDCIDRCSMVDMGFSGPRYTWTNKRDCSNLILERIDKFFMNPEWCVMYPNARVTHLPRCHSDHCPVLMEALLASIVKLNRSFRFQEFWLSDISFPTIVSNAWNGNRELEESIDHFSKDVAAWNRNHFGNIHQKKIRILARIHGTQKALSINPSPSLVCLENQLLGELENILDQERDLWLLKSRLNWMIHGDRNTSFYHVSTLARRKRNHIAAVKDERELWITEEREVMEYFRAGFRNLYTTSQESVSWNPPGLSHWHVQLSEEEKQLIDTMVSTEEIKEAL